One genomic region from Prunus persica cultivar Lovell chromosome G3, Prunus_persica_NCBIv2, whole genome shotgun sequence encodes:
- the LOC18787999 gene encoding probable receptor-like serine/threonine-protein kinase At4g34500 isoform X2, translated as MMSELTGILKKVRWLSMKYLLLFCYVISIIDAAPSISPMGAPWAAPDMPNLPLPADLPVSHRHWQKHFLPRAAPVALSPALPPFYGPLITAGHPPATSRLSRPAMKRSGLAPPLAGFQNIAPAQSGAGAIPSGLAQPPLTPSISNCCKPDMVLRRESRGCHCVYPIKLDLLLLNVSQNPNWNLFLQELALQLGLKVSQIELINFYVLSLSRLNISMDITPYPGVSFSASDASAINSSLVMHKVNLDPALVGDYKLLNITWFKPPPASQAPVATSPVEAPSKPSPTHTSLTASSKGKHSNLSLIIGIGAGILLISIIAVLILCLCTFRREKTKESNIETAPEKQSSVETVPAVGSLPHPSSTRFLAFEELKQATNNFEPASILGEGGFGRVFKGVLSDGTAVAIKRLTNGGQQGDKEFLVEVEMLSRLHHRNLVKLVGYYSSRDSSQNLLCYELVPNGSLEAWLHGPLGVNCPLDWDTRMKIALDAARGLAYLHEDSQPCVIHRDFKASNILLENNFHAKVADFGLAKQAPEGRANYLSTRVMGTFGYVAPEYAMTGHLLVKSDVYSYGVVLLELLTGRKPVDMSQPAGQENLVTWARPILRDKDRLDELADPSLEGKYPTEDFVRVCTIAAACVAPEASQRPTMGEVVQSLKMVQRITEYQDSMLTSSTARPNHRQSSTTFESDVSSSMFSSGPYSGLSALDNDNVSRAAVFSEDLHEGR; from the exons ATGATGTCTGAGCTCACAG GAATATTGAAGAAGGTCCGATGGTTGTCGATGAAATacttgcttttgttttgttatgtgATATCCATCATCGATGCAGCACCATCAATATCTCCCATGGGTGCACCGTGGGCAGCACCTGATATGCCAAATCTTCCCCTGCCTGCTGATTTGCCAGTGTCCCATAGACACTGGCAAAAACATTTCTTGCCACGTGCTGCGCCAGTTGCACTATCACCTGCACTCCCTCCTTTTTATGGTCCCTTAATAACTGCTGGTCATCCCCCTGCAACTTCTCGATTGTCAAGGCCAGCAATGAAGAGGAGTGGCTTGGCACCTCCCCTTGCTGGCTTTCAGAATATTGCCCCAGCACAGTCGGGTGCTGGTGCAATCCCTTCGGGTTTAGCACAGCCCCCGCTCACTCCTTCCATTTCCA ACTGTTGCAAACCAGACATGGTATTGAGACGCGAAAGTCGGGGTTGCCACTGTGTTTATCCCATTAAGCTTGACCTCCTCCTCTTAAATGTTTCACAAAATCCTAATTGGaatctttttcttcaagaatTAGCTTTGCAGCTTGGTTTGAAAGTTTCTCAAATAGAGCTGATTAACTTTTATGTACTCAGCTTATCAAGGTTAAATATTTCGATGGATATTACTCCATATCCAGGGGTCAGTTTCTCGGCAAGTGATGCATCTGCAATAAACTCTTCTCTTGTCATGCACAAGGTTAATTTAGACCCCGCATTAGTGGGCGATTACAAACTCCTCAATATAACTTGGTTTAAGCCTCCACCTGCTTCTCAAG ctcCTGTTGCTACATCACCAGTTGAAGCCCCATCAAAACCATCACCGACTCATACGTCCTTAACTGCTTCAAGTAAAGGGAAACATTCAAATTTGAGTCTTATTATTGGTATTGGTGCCGGAATACTGTTAATTTCCATTATAGCTGTGCTTATACTTTGTTTATGCACGTTCCGTCGAGAGAAGACTAAAGAATCTAATATAGAAACAG CCCCAGAAAAGCAGAGCAGCGTCGAAACAGTTCCAGCAGTAGGATCTCTACCCCACCCAAGCAGCACTCGGTTTCTGGCATTTGAAGAACTTAAACAAGCAACAAAcaactttgaacctgcaagcATACTCGGAGAGGGTGGTTTTGGCAGGGTGTTCAAGGGCGTCTTAAGTGATGGTACAGCTGTTGCAATTAAAAGACTTACTAACGGAGGGCAACAGGGGGATAAGGAGTTCTTGGTTGAGGTTGAGATGCTTAGCAGGCTGCATCATCGTAATCTGGTGAAACTTGTGGGTTACTATAGCAGTCGTGACTCCTCACAAAACTTACTGTGCTATGAGCTTGTGCCAAATGGAAGCTTGGAGGCCTGGCTTCATG GTCCCCTGGGAGTAAATTGTCCTTTAGATTGGGACACCCGAATGAAGATTGCACTTGATGCTGCCAGAGGACTTGCTTACCTGCATGAGGACTCACAACCGTGCGTTATCCACAGAGATTTTAAAGCATCCAATATATTGCTAGAGAACAACTTTCATGCTAAAGTTGCTGATTTTGGCCTGGCTAAACAGGCACCTGAAGGCAGAGCAAATTATCTTTCTACTCGTGTGATGGGAACATTCGG GTACGTAGCTCCAGAGTACGCCATGACTGGACACCTACTTGTTAAAAGTGATGTTTACAGCTATGGGGTTGTCCTTCTTGAATTACTCACTGGAAGAAAGCCTGTAGATATGTCACAGCCAGCTGGGCAGGAGAATCTTGTGACCTGG GCAAGGCCAATTCTTAGGGACAAGGATAGGCTGGATGAGCTCGCTGATCCTAGTCTTGAAGGAAAGTACCCAACGGAAGATTTTGTACGAGTTTGCACGATTGCAGCAGCTTGTGTTGCTCCTGAGGCAAGCCAACGCCCTACAATGGGTGAAGTGGTACAGTCATTGAAGATGGTGCAACGAATCACCGAGTATCAGGATTCCATGTTAACCTCTTCCACTGCCAGACCCAATCACAGGCAGTCATCAACTACCTTTGAGTCCGATGTGTCATCTTCAATGTTCTCGTCTGGTCCTTACTCTGGTCTAAGTGCCTTAGATAATGACAATGTGTCTAGGGCCGCAGTTTTCTCTGAAGATCTTCACGAAGGACGATGA
- the LOC18787999 gene encoding probable receptor-like serine/threonine-protein kinase At4g34500 isoform X1, translated as MTVLMCLFWSQSSWKLGILKKVRWLSMKYLLLFCYVISIIDAAPSISPMGAPWAAPDMPNLPLPADLPVSHRHWQKHFLPRAAPVALSPALPPFYGPLITAGHPPATSRLSRPAMKRSGLAPPLAGFQNIAPAQSGAGAIPSGLAQPPLTPSISNCCKPDMVLRRESRGCHCVYPIKLDLLLLNVSQNPNWNLFLQELALQLGLKVSQIELINFYVLSLSRLNISMDITPYPGVSFSASDASAINSSLVMHKVNLDPALVGDYKLLNITWFKPPPASQAPVATSPVEAPSKPSPTHTSLTASSKGKHSNLSLIIGIGAGILLISIIAVLILCLCTFRREKTKESNIETAPEKQSSVETVPAVGSLPHPSSTRFLAFEELKQATNNFEPASILGEGGFGRVFKGVLSDGTAVAIKRLTNGGQQGDKEFLVEVEMLSRLHHRNLVKLVGYYSSRDSSQNLLCYELVPNGSLEAWLHGPLGVNCPLDWDTRMKIALDAARGLAYLHEDSQPCVIHRDFKASNILLENNFHAKVADFGLAKQAPEGRANYLSTRVMGTFGYVAPEYAMTGHLLVKSDVYSYGVVLLELLTGRKPVDMSQPAGQENLVTWARPILRDKDRLDELADPSLEGKYPTEDFVRVCTIAAACVAPEASQRPTMGEVVQSLKMVQRITEYQDSMLTSSTARPNHRQSSTTFESDVSSSMFSSGPYSGLSALDNDNVSRAAVFSEDLHEGR; from the exons ATGACTGTTTTAATGTGTTTGTTCTGGAGCCAATCTAGCTGGAAATTAG GAATATTGAAGAAGGTCCGATGGTTGTCGATGAAATacttgcttttgttttgttatgtgATATCCATCATCGATGCAGCACCATCAATATCTCCCATGGGTGCACCGTGGGCAGCACCTGATATGCCAAATCTTCCCCTGCCTGCTGATTTGCCAGTGTCCCATAGACACTGGCAAAAACATTTCTTGCCACGTGCTGCGCCAGTTGCACTATCACCTGCACTCCCTCCTTTTTATGGTCCCTTAATAACTGCTGGTCATCCCCCTGCAACTTCTCGATTGTCAAGGCCAGCAATGAAGAGGAGTGGCTTGGCACCTCCCCTTGCTGGCTTTCAGAATATTGCCCCAGCACAGTCGGGTGCTGGTGCAATCCCTTCGGGTTTAGCACAGCCCCCGCTCACTCCTTCCATTTCCA ACTGTTGCAAACCAGACATGGTATTGAGACGCGAAAGTCGGGGTTGCCACTGTGTTTATCCCATTAAGCTTGACCTCCTCCTCTTAAATGTTTCACAAAATCCTAATTGGaatctttttcttcaagaatTAGCTTTGCAGCTTGGTTTGAAAGTTTCTCAAATAGAGCTGATTAACTTTTATGTACTCAGCTTATCAAGGTTAAATATTTCGATGGATATTACTCCATATCCAGGGGTCAGTTTCTCGGCAAGTGATGCATCTGCAATAAACTCTTCTCTTGTCATGCACAAGGTTAATTTAGACCCCGCATTAGTGGGCGATTACAAACTCCTCAATATAACTTGGTTTAAGCCTCCACCTGCTTCTCAAG ctcCTGTTGCTACATCACCAGTTGAAGCCCCATCAAAACCATCACCGACTCATACGTCCTTAACTGCTTCAAGTAAAGGGAAACATTCAAATTTGAGTCTTATTATTGGTATTGGTGCCGGAATACTGTTAATTTCCATTATAGCTGTGCTTATACTTTGTTTATGCACGTTCCGTCGAGAGAAGACTAAAGAATCTAATATAGAAACAG CCCCAGAAAAGCAGAGCAGCGTCGAAACAGTTCCAGCAGTAGGATCTCTACCCCACCCAAGCAGCACTCGGTTTCTGGCATTTGAAGAACTTAAACAAGCAACAAAcaactttgaacctgcaagcATACTCGGAGAGGGTGGTTTTGGCAGGGTGTTCAAGGGCGTCTTAAGTGATGGTACAGCTGTTGCAATTAAAAGACTTACTAACGGAGGGCAACAGGGGGATAAGGAGTTCTTGGTTGAGGTTGAGATGCTTAGCAGGCTGCATCATCGTAATCTGGTGAAACTTGTGGGTTACTATAGCAGTCGTGACTCCTCACAAAACTTACTGTGCTATGAGCTTGTGCCAAATGGAAGCTTGGAGGCCTGGCTTCATG GTCCCCTGGGAGTAAATTGTCCTTTAGATTGGGACACCCGAATGAAGATTGCACTTGATGCTGCCAGAGGACTTGCTTACCTGCATGAGGACTCACAACCGTGCGTTATCCACAGAGATTTTAAAGCATCCAATATATTGCTAGAGAACAACTTTCATGCTAAAGTTGCTGATTTTGGCCTGGCTAAACAGGCACCTGAAGGCAGAGCAAATTATCTTTCTACTCGTGTGATGGGAACATTCGG GTACGTAGCTCCAGAGTACGCCATGACTGGACACCTACTTGTTAAAAGTGATGTTTACAGCTATGGGGTTGTCCTTCTTGAATTACTCACTGGAAGAAAGCCTGTAGATATGTCACAGCCAGCTGGGCAGGAGAATCTTGTGACCTGG GCAAGGCCAATTCTTAGGGACAAGGATAGGCTGGATGAGCTCGCTGATCCTAGTCTTGAAGGAAAGTACCCAACGGAAGATTTTGTACGAGTTTGCACGATTGCAGCAGCTTGTGTTGCTCCTGAGGCAAGCCAACGCCCTACAATGGGTGAAGTGGTACAGTCATTGAAGATGGTGCAACGAATCACCGAGTATCAGGATTCCATGTTAACCTCTTCCACTGCCAGACCCAATCACAGGCAGTCATCAACTACCTTTGAGTCCGATGTGTCATCTTCAATGTTCTCGTCTGGTCCTTACTCTGGTCTAAGTGCCTTAGATAATGACAATGTGTCTAGGGCCGCAGTTTTCTCTGAAGATCTTCACGAAGGACGATGA
- the LOC18787999 gene encoding probable receptor-like serine/threonine-protein kinase At4g34500 isoform X3, translating to MKYLLLFCYVISIIDAAPSISPMGAPWAAPDMPNLPLPADLPVSHRHWQKHFLPRAAPVALSPALPPFYGPLITAGHPPATSRLSRPAMKRSGLAPPLAGFQNIAPAQSGAGAIPSGLAQPPLTPSISNCCKPDMVLRRESRGCHCVYPIKLDLLLLNVSQNPNWNLFLQELALQLGLKVSQIELINFYVLSLSRLNISMDITPYPGVSFSASDASAINSSLVMHKVNLDPALVGDYKLLNITWFKPPPASQAPVATSPVEAPSKPSPTHTSLTASSKGKHSNLSLIIGIGAGILLISIIAVLILCLCTFRREKTKESNIETAPEKQSSVETVPAVGSLPHPSSTRFLAFEELKQATNNFEPASILGEGGFGRVFKGVLSDGTAVAIKRLTNGGQQGDKEFLVEVEMLSRLHHRNLVKLVGYYSSRDSSQNLLCYELVPNGSLEAWLHGPLGVNCPLDWDTRMKIALDAARGLAYLHEDSQPCVIHRDFKASNILLENNFHAKVADFGLAKQAPEGRANYLSTRVMGTFGYVAPEYAMTGHLLVKSDVYSYGVVLLELLTGRKPVDMSQPAGQENLVTWARPILRDKDRLDELADPSLEGKYPTEDFVRVCTIAAACVAPEASQRPTMGEVVQSLKMVQRITEYQDSMLTSSTARPNHRQSSTTFESDVSSSMFSSGPYSGLSALDNDNVSRAAVFSEDLHEGR from the exons ATGAAATacttgcttttgttttgttatgtgATATCCATCATCGATGCAGCACCATCAATATCTCCCATGGGTGCACCGTGGGCAGCACCTGATATGCCAAATCTTCCCCTGCCTGCTGATTTGCCAGTGTCCCATAGACACTGGCAAAAACATTTCTTGCCACGTGCTGCGCCAGTTGCACTATCACCTGCACTCCCTCCTTTTTATGGTCCCTTAATAACTGCTGGTCATCCCCCTGCAACTTCTCGATTGTCAAGGCCAGCAATGAAGAGGAGTGGCTTGGCACCTCCCCTTGCTGGCTTTCAGAATATTGCCCCAGCACAGTCGGGTGCTGGTGCAATCCCTTCGGGTTTAGCACAGCCCCCGCTCACTCCTTCCATTTCCA ACTGTTGCAAACCAGACATGGTATTGAGACGCGAAAGTCGGGGTTGCCACTGTGTTTATCCCATTAAGCTTGACCTCCTCCTCTTAAATGTTTCACAAAATCCTAATTGGaatctttttcttcaagaatTAGCTTTGCAGCTTGGTTTGAAAGTTTCTCAAATAGAGCTGATTAACTTTTATGTACTCAGCTTATCAAGGTTAAATATTTCGATGGATATTACTCCATATCCAGGGGTCAGTTTCTCGGCAAGTGATGCATCTGCAATAAACTCTTCTCTTGTCATGCACAAGGTTAATTTAGACCCCGCATTAGTGGGCGATTACAAACTCCTCAATATAACTTGGTTTAAGCCTCCACCTGCTTCTCAAG ctcCTGTTGCTACATCACCAGTTGAAGCCCCATCAAAACCATCACCGACTCATACGTCCTTAACTGCTTCAAGTAAAGGGAAACATTCAAATTTGAGTCTTATTATTGGTATTGGTGCCGGAATACTGTTAATTTCCATTATAGCTGTGCTTATACTTTGTTTATGCACGTTCCGTCGAGAGAAGACTAAAGAATCTAATATAGAAACAG CCCCAGAAAAGCAGAGCAGCGTCGAAACAGTTCCAGCAGTAGGATCTCTACCCCACCCAAGCAGCACTCGGTTTCTGGCATTTGAAGAACTTAAACAAGCAACAAAcaactttgaacctgcaagcATACTCGGAGAGGGTGGTTTTGGCAGGGTGTTCAAGGGCGTCTTAAGTGATGGTACAGCTGTTGCAATTAAAAGACTTACTAACGGAGGGCAACAGGGGGATAAGGAGTTCTTGGTTGAGGTTGAGATGCTTAGCAGGCTGCATCATCGTAATCTGGTGAAACTTGTGGGTTACTATAGCAGTCGTGACTCCTCACAAAACTTACTGTGCTATGAGCTTGTGCCAAATGGAAGCTTGGAGGCCTGGCTTCATG GTCCCCTGGGAGTAAATTGTCCTTTAGATTGGGACACCCGAATGAAGATTGCACTTGATGCTGCCAGAGGACTTGCTTACCTGCATGAGGACTCACAACCGTGCGTTATCCACAGAGATTTTAAAGCATCCAATATATTGCTAGAGAACAACTTTCATGCTAAAGTTGCTGATTTTGGCCTGGCTAAACAGGCACCTGAAGGCAGAGCAAATTATCTTTCTACTCGTGTGATGGGAACATTCGG GTACGTAGCTCCAGAGTACGCCATGACTGGACACCTACTTGTTAAAAGTGATGTTTACAGCTATGGGGTTGTCCTTCTTGAATTACTCACTGGAAGAAAGCCTGTAGATATGTCACAGCCAGCTGGGCAGGAGAATCTTGTGACCTGG GCAAGGCCAATTCTTAGGGACAAGGATAGGCTGGATGAGCTCGCTGATCCTAGTCTTGAAGGAAAGTACCCAACGGAAGATTTTGTACGAGTTTGCACGATTGCAGCAGCTTGTGTTGCTCCTGAGGCAAGCCAACGCCCTACAATGGGTGAAGTGGTACAGTCATTGAAGATGGTGCAACGAATCACCGAGTATCAGGATTCCATGTTAACCTCTTCCACTGCCAGACCCAATCACAGGCAGTCATCAACTACCTTTGAGTCCGATGTGTCATCTTCAATGTTCTCGTCTGGTCCTTACTCTGGTCTAAGTGCCTTAGATAATGACAATGTGTCTAGGGCCGCAGTTTTCTCTGAAGATCTTCACGAAGGACGATGA
- the LOC18788000 gene encoding probable acyl-activating enzyme 6, with protein MDQLKPSPANLCPLTPLTLLERAAVVNGDCPSIIYTATTTTTTYTWSQTHRRCLQLASSISSLVKRSQVVSVVAPNTPAMYELHFAVPMSGAILNNINTRLDAHTISIILRHSESKLIFVDHLSVSLTLQALSLFPPHLPKPLLILITDDEHRSTPIPAVDNKYFLDTYENLVRKGNPSFEWVRPASEWAPMVLNYTSGTTSSPKGVVHSHRGLYIVTLVSIIDWSVPKHCVYLWTLPMFHSNGWGYPWAMAAVGGTNICLRKFDAPKIYSSIRAHNVTHMCAAPVVLNMLVNHPISVPLPHPVHILTGGAPPPSSVLLRAESIGFLVCHGYGLTETGGVVVSCAWKPEWNKYPMTEKAKLKARQGVRTIGMTEVDVVDPDSGSPVKRDGSEIGEIVFKGGCVMLGYFKDPESTAKCLKKNGWFYTGDVGVMHPDGYLEIKDRSKDVIITGGENLSSVEVESVLYANPAVNEAAVVAKPDEFWGETPCAFVSLKSDVSPKPTEKEIMEYCRENLPHYMVPKTVVFKDELPKTSTGKIQKFVLREIAKAIRSSSSLRTTSRM; from the coding sequence ATGGACCAGTTGAAGCCAAGCCCTGCAAATCTCTGCCCTCTCACTCCCCTCACTCTCCTCGAAAGAGCTGCGGTTGTCAACGGCGACTGCCCATCCATCATCTACACCGCCACCACTACTACCACAACCTACACTTGGTCCCAAACTCACCGTCGATGCCTCCAGCTGGCCTCCTCCATCTCCTCCCTCGTCAAGCGCTCCCAGGTGGTCTCCGTGGTGGCCCCCAACACCCCAGCCATGTACGAGCTTCACTTTGCGGTCCCCATGTCCGGGGCCATCCTCAACAACATCAACACCCGCCTCGACGCCCACACCATCTCCATCATCCTGCGCCACAGCGAATCAAAGCTCATCTTCGTCGACCACCTCTCCGTCTCTCTCACCCTCCaagcactctctctcttcccgcCTCACCTCCCAAAACCGCTTCTCATCCTCATCACCGATGATGAGCACCGCTCAACACCAATCCCAGCCGTTGATAATAAGTACTTCCTTGACACTTACGAGAATCTAGTGAGGAAAGGGAATCCGTCGTTCGAGTGGGTCCGGCCGGCTAGCGAGTGGGCCCCGATGGTTTTAAACTACACCTCCGGAACGACGTCGTCTCCGAAAGGCGTCGTGCACAGCCACAGAGGCTTGTACATCGTCACCTTGGTTTCCATCATAGACTGGTCCGTACCCAAACACTGCGTGTACCTGTGGACTTTACCGATGTTCCACTCAAACGGGTGGGGGTACCCGTGGGCCATGGCCGCAGTGGGTGGAACCAACATTTGCCTCCGCAAGTTCGACGCTCCCAAAATCTACAGCTCAATCCGAGCCCACAACGTCACTCACATGTGCGCCGCGCCGGTCGTGCTCAACATGCTCGTCAACCACCCGATATCCGTCCCGCTCCCTCACCCGGTTCACATCCTCACCGGTGGAGCCCCGCCGCCGTCAAGCGTCCTGCTTCGGGCCGAGTCAATCGGGTTCTTGGTTTGCCACGGTTACGGGTTGACGGAAACGGGTGGGGTGGTCGTGTCATGTGCTTGGAAGCCGGAGTGGAATAAATACCCGATGACGGAAAAAGCGAAGCTGAAAGCGAGACAAGGGGTGAGGACGATTGGGATGACGGAGGTGGACGTGGTGGATCCGGATTCGGGTTCGCCAGTGAAGCGAGACGGGTCGGAGATTGGGGAGATAGTGTTCAAAGGCGGGTGCGTGATGCTGGGGTATTTCAAAGACCCGGAGAGTACAGCAAAATGTTTGAAGAAAAACGGGTGGTTTTATACGGGTGACGTGGGCGTGATGCATCCCGATGGCTATTTGGAAATTAAGGACAGATCCAAGgacgttattataacaggGGGCGAGAATCTGAGCAGCGTGGAGGTTGAGTCCGTGCTCTATGCGAATCCGGCTGTGAACGAAGCGGCGGTGGTGGCGAAGCCCGACGAGTTCTGGGGGGAGACGCCGTGCGCGTTTGTGAGCTTGAAGAGTGACGTGAGCCCTAAGCCGACGGAGAAGGAGATCATGGAGTATTGCAGGGAAAATCTGCCGCACTACATGGTGCCCAAAACGGTGGTGTTTAAGGACGAGCTCCCGAAGACTTCGACTGGGAAGATTCAGAAGTTTGTGCTCAGAGAGATTGCCAAGGCGATtcggtcgtcgtcgtcgttgAGGACGACAAGTcgtatgtga
- the LOC18788006 gene encoding probable acyl-activating enzyme 5, peroxisomal — MEDLKPSPPNSSPLTPLSFLERSATVYGDCPSLIYNDTTYTWTQTHRRCLRVASSISSLGIKSGHVVSVLSPNTPAMYELHFAVPMSGAILNTINLRLDTRTISILLRHSESKLVFVDHQSRSLVLDAISLFPPDTPKPLLVLIADDADAPQRTPLDRFLCMYEDMVERGDQDFEWVPPTSEWDPMTLNYTSGTTSSPKGVVHCHRGVFIMAVDSLIDWGVHKQPVYLWTLPMFHANGWSYPYGIAALGGTNICLRKFDAQIIYAVIKRHRVTHMCGAPVVLNMLTNVPPGTEKLENPVQILTAGAPPPAAVLLRTESMGFVVSHGYGLTETAGLVVSCAWKGKWNLLPASERARLKARQGVRTVGLTRMDVVDPNSGRSVKRDGLSLGEVVLKGGSVMLGYLKDQLGTAKCMKGGWFYTGDVGVMHADGYLEIKDRSKDVIISGGENLSSVEVESVLYTHPAVNEAAVVAKPDEFWGETPCAFVSMKSDVSPKPTEKEMMEYCRGRLPHYMVPKTVVFKEELPKTSTGKIQKFVLREIAKEIGSSSSRVSRM; from the coding sequence ATGGAAGACCTGAAGCCCTCCCCTCCAAACTCATCTCCTCTTACTCCCCTCAGCTTTCTAGAAAGATCTGCCACCGTCTACGGTGACTGCCCCTCTCTTATTTACAACGATACCACCTACACATGGACGCAGACCCACCGTCGATGCCTCCGAGTCGCTTCCTCTATATCATCGCTCGGCATCAAGAGTGGCCACGTGGTGTCTGTTCTCTCTCCCAACACCCCCGCCATGTACGAGCTCCACTTCGCCGTCCCCATGTCCGGCGCTATCCTTAACACCATCAACCTTCGCCTCGACACCCGCACCATCTCCATACTCCTGCGCCACAGCGAATCAAAACTCGTCTTCGTCGACCACCAATCGCGATCCCTCGTCCTCGACgccatctctctcttcccgCCTGACACCCCGAAACCTCTCCTCGTCCTCATTGCCGACGATGCTGACGCACCCCAACGCACACCGCTCGATCGTTTCCTCTGCATGTACGAGGACATGGTCGAGAGAGGCGATCAGGACTTCGAGTGGGTTCCGCCGACCAGCGAGTGGGACCCGATGACCCTCAACTACACATCGGGGACCACGTCGTCGCCGAAGGGCGTGGTTCACTGCCACAGAGGCGTCTTCATCATGGCCGTCGATTCCCTGATCGATTGGGGCGTTCACAAACAGCCGGTCTACTTGTGGACCCTACCCATGTTCCACGCCAACGGCTGGAGCTACCCGTACGGGATCGCGGCCCTTGGCGGAACCAACATATGCCTCCGCAAATTCGACGCCCAAATCATCTACGCCGTGATTAAACGACACCGTGTAACTCACATGTGCGGCGCACCCGTGGTGCTCAACATGCTCACAAACGTCCCTCCCGGAACCGAAAAGCTCGAGAACCCGGTTCAGATCTTGACAGCTGGAGCTCCGCCACCGGCAGCGGTTCTGCTCCGGACCGAATCGATGGGGTTCGTGGTGAGCCACGGGTACGGGTTGACCGAAACGGCGGGGCTAGTGGTGTCGTGCGCGTGGAAGGGGAAGTGGAATTTGTTGCCTGCGAGTGAAAGAGCGAGGCTAAAGGCGAGGCAAGGAGTGAGAACGGTTGGGCTGACTCGAATGGACGTGGTGGATCCGAACTCGGGGCGGAGTGTGAAACGCGACGGTTTGTCGCTTGGGGAGGTCGTTTTGAAAGGAGGGTCTGTGATGCTGGGGTATTTAAAGGACCAATTGGGGACGGCCAAGTGTATGAAAGGCGGATGGTTTTACACCGGTGACGTGGGGGTGATGCACGCCGATGGCTATTTGGAAATTAAGGACAGATCAAAGGACGTAATTATAAGCGGGGGCGAGAATCTGAGCAGCGTGGAGGTTGAGTCGGTGCTGTATACGCACCCGGCAGTGAACGAAGCTGCGGTGGTGGCGAAGCCTGACGAGTTTTGGGGGGAGACGCCGTGCGCGTTTGTGAGCATGAAGAGTGACGTAAGCCCTAAGCCGACGGAGAAGGAGATGATGGAGTATTGTAGGGGAAGGCTGCCGCACTACATGGTGCCCAAAACGGTGGTGTTTAAGGAGGAGCTGCCGAAGACGTCGACTGGGAAGATTCAGAAGTTTGTGCTCAGAGAGATTGCCAAGGAGATTGGGTCGTCCAGCAGCAGGGTGAGCAGGATGTAA
- the LOC18788007 gene encoding uncharacterized protein LOC18788007 has protein sequence MGVLSNKIQRDQLRPGDHIYSWRRAYLYAHHGIYVGEGKVIHFTRGAGQEIGTGTVLDRIIFSSSPSHSPDNPCPKCGDQSSLDGVMSSCIDCFLSGGDLYLFEYGVNAAFFIAKARGGTCTLAASDPQQDVLHRAFYLLQNGFGSYDIFKNNCEDFAIYCKTGLLVYTSISVGRSGQAASFLAAASAVISSPLRFLTTSFTGLGAVGCGMYCVSRLVSDIGIRRDVIKIPVERLTAPCGLDEAEFATEVVKTD, from the exons ATGGGGGTGCTCTCAAACAAGATCCAGAGGGATCAACTCAGACCTGGAGATCATATTTATTCCTGGAGGCGCGCCTACCTCTATGCCCATCACG GGATATATGTCGGTGAGGGAAAGGTTATCCACTTCACTCGGGGAGCTGGCCAGGAAATTGGCACAGGAACTGTGTTAGACCGCATCATTTTCAGCTCCTCCCCATCCCATTCCCCGGACAATCCCTGCCCAAAATGCGGTGATCAATCAAGTCTTGACGGTGTCATGTCTTCTTGCATAGATTGTTTTCTATCTGGCGGTGATCTCTACCTCTTTGAATATGGTGTCAATGCTGCTTTCTTTATTGCCAAAGCTAGAGGGGGTACCTGTACGCTTGCCGCGTCTGACCCACAACAAGATGTCCTTCATCGTGCTTTTTATCTTCTCCAGAATGGTTTTGGTAGTTATGACATTTTCAAAAACAACTGTGAAGACTTTGCAATATATTGCAAAACAGGTTTGCTCGTGTACACTAGCATTAGTGTGGGCAGGAGTGGACAGGCTGCTTCCTTTTTAGCAGCTGCAAGTGCTGTTATTTCTTCACCGCTTCGATTTTTGACTACTAGTTTTACTGGTCTGGGTGCTGTTGGTTGCGGCATGTATTGTGTTAGCCGATTGGTTTCTGATATCGGAATACGTCGTGATGTTATAAAAATTCCAGTGGAGAGACTTACTGCTCCGTGTGGCCTAGATGAGGCAGAGTTTGCGACTGAAGTGGTCAAGACAGATTAA